TCTTCGAGTATTCACAATACAGTGAATATAATGATGAAATCGAGACCGTTTCCAGGAACTGTTGAATCTCTTTACCACAACTCATGCAAAAAAGGTGTCTCTTCCACATTTTTGAAGACATACTATTGGTACATCGCAAAATCTAGAAATTTTGTTCGTTGTTTAATAAAATCGATATTAGTCATTAAGTATATGAACTAATCAAGACAAGAGAATCAAACTTGAATGGGTAATTAGGTCAGGGTGTTTAATTGCGTAAACGCTAATGTCCACGTACCTCTGCTCTTCCTCGCACAACATGAACATTTGTCAAACCGGTATGACCGACCGCGTGCTCCAAGAAAAGGCACCGCTTATTCATAGACTCCATCAACGTTACTTGCCATTCTAGTCCATCCAAATAGCCCAAGTTAaacccccccaaaaaaaaacaaaggataaGGAAGCAATCAATATACGTTATATCAAAGAATGATCCGTAGCGCACATAATGCattttcatcatcataataaTCGATTATGTTGACCTGGGCAAGCAATAGCTATAATCAATCCAGGAAGCCCGGCCCCCGTTCCAACATCGACAAGTTTAATGCTATCGCATGGAATCGTCGAACAATGCGACAAGTACAGATTCCGAATTGGAGGTATAATCGCGAGAGAATCCTCAACGTGCCTTTCCATCACTTCGCTTTCTTCCGTAATGGCCGTAAGATTCATTTTCtatgaaaattcaacaatGCAGCCATCAAATTAAAGCTAACAACAACAAATACCAATAAAATGGAGAGACCAAGTACCTTGTTCCATTCGAGAAGAGCGTCGACGAAGAGATGAACCTGATCTTTTTGGCGGGAAGTTAGGGTTTCAAAATGGAGATGTCTCGTAGTATTGCAGGTAACAATAAATCGCTTAATTCTGGTTCTGATCGGAAAATCGACCGGCGTTCGCTTCGAAAGAGCCGAAAACTGTTTGATACAAGTCCTCAAAGAGAACGAGACTGTGCTTGCCATCTTCCCGCGCTCTTCGACCTCTCCTCACCAACCCGTTTCCCCTTCTGGTATCTTAACGACCCGTCGTCCCATGCGTCATCAACTGGGCCTTTCCATCTCGGCCCACTTTCAGCCCAACATGTTGATCCATCAAAAGCCCAAAACTCAACTCGGTGCAAACACTCCAACCCGGGCCCTTAACGCAACAAAACCCGACCCAACGACCCTTTTCTGTAGACTATATTTCGTAAATATAAATCTtactagtttaaattaatttttattgaaattagttaaataataattataatttatagcACGAAAAGACAAAATTCATTTAAGGTaagaaaaactaataaaaaaataaatatttaaataaaaaattaagagtgtACACAAATTGAGTTTGAGAAATCTTTTGCACCAATCCAAAATTTCATATGGTTAGGTTGGTGACTCGAACCACCCAATATAGTTCACAACTAACCCTCTATTTTTCGGGTTAAGTTGAATTATCGagttatttatattaataattaaaatttcataaaacttaaatatcaGGTTACAGACGTCATAAACTATTAATGTTCATAATCGTTAAGTAAGATAAGGTAGAGTTAAATTGTAACCCGATTTTTGAGCGAGATAGTTCTGTACCACAAAGGACAGTGCAGAACCCACCCTTTCTACCAAGCAATCATGACAGCCCCAACTTTTGGAACCAAACAGCTCATTCGGCCACACACAAACTCAACCTtactattataataataataaactattatcattattttattatattaaataaaataaaaacttattatTAATTCGTGTATCGGTTCCAAATAAATCGagtaagtataaaaatataccatAAAAGTATTCAGGAATCCAAAAGATTCATCATAATTCTCAACTCAAAATAACTTGTATTAGTCTGTGGAGATACTTTTCATTCTTAGAGCTGAGAACTGAGTGACATAGTCATGTGTAataactcaaacccaccactagccgatattgtttcttttagTCTCTTACGTATTGCTGTTAGCTTCACAGTGAGAGAGTTTAGCCTTACTCTGACCAATGCCTCTTGTCATTCGGTGATTAGCTCtaacaccatttgtaatagctcaagacTATCGTtcgctttgactcgttacgtattgttgtcaacctcacagtttagAAACAGTCTACTATGGAAATGGGTCCAGTCCTGATTGTttgatctcacgtcggttaaAGGGGAGAAGAAAAcgtttcttataagggtgtgaaaacttgtccttagtagacgcatttaaAATTGTACAGACGATATATACTCTCGGTTGGCTTGAGCTGTGACATCATGTCAGAGGGAATACAAGGAAATGTCGAGCCTATCAGATACTGAATATGAATTCAAGATAACGACCCGTGGttaatgattttgttgaaaGAGAGCGGGAGTGATTTAGAGAAGAATGGTTGAAAGATACGAGCGAGAATGAAAGTATATAAGGGAATCAAATTGATTGTCCCCATGAAGACTGAATCATTATTTGATCAAAGAAATTTGAGTTCAGATAATGTTTCAGTACACTCACAGTCTGTTTATTCTCTCGAAACTAACACTTTCTACAAACTTTcacttttattctttttatttaccattaaatattttttaaatattaaacgtaaaaattaatttttttgttaaacaaaatattccctTCTTTACCAAAACCCAATAAAGTCACAAACACCCTTTTTAGTTTTACCatcttcaattaaattaatcacTCTTAACTTCTAATTAACTGCCCCTTTTCATGTATTTAATAACTTCAGATtaataatagatattatccattttgaccATAATGTCTCGACTTTTTGGTTGGTTTTCTCATGATCTTCGTCTTAATTAACCAATGTAAAACTCTCTTTCTCGTCGACAGAGAAGATTAGCATAGTCCCTACGCAAATCGAAAAATGATATCAAGGCCAAAGGTGttccaacaaggacactgacactcaaagatgtgaaaacattccttataaacgtgtgaaaacctctctcttaaggatatttagtactaaattatagtttatcatatatattatattttattatagtcaaatatctagatatttgactTCTTACCATATGTATCTTTGACTCTTTCTATATCcctgtaatttatttgattataaataagataagtTTCATACCATATAGGTGTGGTAGGTTAAGCAAACACTCTTACTCTCTacagcagacacgttttataACTGTGAGACTAAaaatgatacgtaacgagtcaaaacaaacaatatctattagggGTGGACTAAAACGCCGCTACGTTTTAACTATCTCGTAATAAACTTTCTCTAGTATATCTAACGTTAAAAGCCCGACAATCGAAATAGAACGGTCTAGTAGAATAATTTAGGGTTGAGATAGTAGTATCTAAAAGAGAACTAGCTCTCTTGGGTGAGGGAGGAGGCCACAAAAAAGCTTCCACCCTACCTTAtactctctctccctctctctctctctctctctctccagtgggagagagagagggaagcATAGGCAGGCAGGCCAAGGGTTAATAATCaatgtctctctctctctctctgtttgtGTTGATTAAGAGAGAGTAGAAGGCACACAACAAAAATGACCATCATCATGATGATGCCCTCGGCCACCtcttccaccaccaccacctcctccaccaccaccaccatcatcATTACACCCTCACCACCATCatctccctttctctctccaagCCATTCTTGCCCATTAATGATGAGCcaacaaaaccctaatcttcatcttcttcctatTCCCATTCCAAccctccttctctctctttaaaCCGATGCTCTTCCGGGGAATCAAGCATCTTGGTCCGATTAGATCCATCATCCATTTGATAGATCAAACATCAAACACAACAACAACGacgacaacaacaacagcaagaacatcatcatcaacaacaacaacaacaaattaCTTGTAGTTGGTTTTTAGCTGTTAAAGTTCCTGTCTTTTTGTGTTACAACTTATCAATCCCATCTGGGGTTTAATGCTCTCTCTTTTATGATTCTATAACATAAACATTTACACATTTCCTCAAATTTTCCCATCTGggtttctcttttttcatcattttcataaCAAAGACAcaattttttcccctttttttccattttgttcATCTGGGTTTTGCAGAATCTTAGAACAATAGCTGTTTATGTTCTTGTTGGAAGCAATTGCAGCCGCCGCCGCCATGTTCAGCACCACTTTTGGTTTTCGATTCTAGGGTTTGTAATTATGATGGTAAGttctcattattatttattttcaataatttactCTTTATTATGCCTTATACTATGCCAGCATGACATGTAGAATTAACATGCATCCACTCATCAATTCAATCCTCGTAcatctgttttgttttcttcttcaaattgaTGACTTAAAGCGGATGTGTTACATAATTATGTCCTATCCTTCTTGCTCTAATACCGTGTTAAATTACCGCTAATGAGTTCCATTAAACCAAATTCGAGATCTTTTTATCTCGCCTTCTTATcctatgagatctcatattcgttggagatgagaacgaaacattatttataaaggtgtggaaacatctccctaaagTTGTTATAGATCCCTTGTAAAAGTTTCGAAATTTTACGGTATTTTTTAAGCTAACATGAAACTCGAAGTTGAGTTCATAATTAGCACAAGAAAGTTTACAACTTTAGTAGTTAGACCACTATTGTTGATGAATGATGGATCATCGTGTTTTGATACCGTGTGATTCTATATACtgtagaaatatttttaagggaaaatctaaagaggacaatgtcgGTTAATTGGGGTTTGTTTTACCGTATTTTAACCTATTAAATTAACACGAAACTCGAAGGTGAGTTCATAATTAGCACGAGAAAGTTAAAAACTTTAGTAGTTGACCACTATTACTGATGGATTATTCTGTGGGTAGCAAGCTAGGAGTCTAGAAGATTTAAATtcttgaaaggaaagaaaccCATTTGGGTAGAAATAATGATGGTACCTTCAAAAGAAtgcccttttttattttgttcttttcaaaatcactttGAAAAGAGGAAGGGAAAATTTTCTCGAggattttctgtttgtttcctAGGAAAGTGGGTTGGTGGTGGGagctgagaaaaaaaaaaaaaaacaaaaacaaaaaacaaaaaaagttaGGTCAAAGTGAAGAACTTTTTTAATGGCTTAGAATTTTACTGATAAAAGCTGTGTTCTTTCTTCGTTGTTATTGTTTTGCAACTATTTTGAGacagacagagacagagagacatgttttaattatatgtCTTTTGTTTAAGcaactttattatttagttCAATGCATATTCAGTGTATTCTTCTGAAGGGATTCTCTTTTTGATGGCCTGCTCACATTTTTGCATAAAGTTGTGTTGGATATGAAAGTGTCCAtgttttttaacttttccAAGAAATTGACttataaaaacatgttttttttttttccgtaaCTTGAACCGAACTAGCTCAACGATAATTGACTTGTACTCCTTTTTTAGATGTTCAATTTTGTTGTGTTGTACATGGGTCGGGTCGGGAAGGGGTGACTACGCTACTTCTACGAGCTAACGAACTTTGGTGTTGACGAGATGATAGATGACAATTGTTGGTGTGTTGCTAGTAACAGGGTCTTAAGCGTTAAGTCAttattggatgaaagtcccacatcgactaatttagcgaatgatcatgggtttataactCAAGAATACTATctaggtcttttggggaaacacaaaagaaaaccacaggagcttatgctcaaagtggacaatatcgtaccaaatcctcaaatattaaatataattaaaaatttctaaaatggGCCTAAAAGCCCACTAAAATACGTAATGTGGGCTTCCAGTCAGCCCATTCTCCTTCAGATTTATTTATNtctctctctctctctctctccagtgggagagagagagggaagcATAGGCAGGCAGGCCAAGGGTTAATAATCaatgtctctctctctctctctgtttgtGTTGATTAAGAGAGAGTAGAAGGCACACAACAAAAATGACCATCATCATGATGATGCCCTCGGCCACCtcttccaccaccaccacctcctccaccaccaccaccatcatcATTACACCCTCACCACCATCatctccctttctctctccaagCCATTCTTGCCCATTAATGATGAGCcaacaaaaccctaatcttcatcttcttcctatTCCCATTCCAAccctccttctctctctttaaaCCGATGCTCTTCCGGGGAATCAAGCATCTTGGTCCGATTAGATCCATCATCCATTTGATAGATCAAACATCAAACACAACAACAACGacgacaacaacaacagcaagaacatcatcatcaacaacaacaacaacaaattaCTTGTAGTTGGTTTTTAGCTGTTAAAGTTCCTGTCTTTTTGTGTTACAACTTATCAATCCCATCTGGGGTTTAATGCTCTCTCTTTTATGATTCTATAACATAAACATTTACACATTTCCTCAAATTTTCCCATCTGggtttctcttttttcatcattttcataaCAAAGACAcaattttttcccctttttttccattttgttcATCTGGGTTTTGCAGAATCTTAGAACAATAGCTGTTTATGTTCTTGTTGGAAGCAATTGCAGCCGCCGCCGCCATGTTCAGCACCACTTTTGGTTTTCGATTCTAGGGTTTGTAATTATGATGGTAAGttctcattattatttattttcaataatttactCTTTATTATGCCTTATACTATGCCAGCATGACATGTAGAATTAACATGCATCCACTCATCAATTCAATCCTCGTAcatctgttttgttttcttcttcaaattgaTGACTTAAAGCGGATGTGTTACATAATTATGTCCTATCCTTCTTGCTCTAATACCGTGTTAAATTACCGCTAATGAGTTCCATTAAACCAAATTCGAGATCTTTTTATCTCGCCTTCTTATcctatgagatctcatattcgttggagatgagaacgaaacattatttataaaggtgtggaaacatctccctaaagTTGTTATAGATCCCTTGTAAAAGTTTCGAAATTTTACGGTATTTTTTAAGCTAACATGAAACTCGAAGTTGAGTTCATAATTAGCACAAGAAAGTTTACAACTTTAGTAGTTAGACCACTATTGTTGATGAATGATGGATCATCGTGTTTTGATACCGTGTGATTCTATATACtgtagaaatatttttaagggaaaatctaaagaggacaatgtcgGTTAATTGGGGTTTGTTTTACCGTATTTTAACCTATTAAATTAACACGAAACTCGAAGGTGAGTTCATAATTAGCACGAGAAAGTTAAAAACTTTAGTAGTTGACCACTATTACTGATGGATTATTCTGTGGGTAGCAAGCTAGGAGTCTAGAAGATTTAAATtcttgaaaggaaagaaaccCATTTGGGTAGAAATAATGATGGTACCTTCAAAAGAAtgcccttttttattttgttcttttcaaaatcactttGAAAAGAGGAAGGGAAAATTTTCTCGAggattttctgtttgtttcctAGGAAAGTGGGTTGGTGGTGGGagctgagaaaaaaaaaaaaaaacaaaaacaaaaaacaaaaaaagttaGGTCAAAGTGAAGAACTTTTTTAATGGCTTAGAATTTTACTGATAAAAGCTGTGTTCTTTCTTCGTTGTTATTGTTTTGCAACTATTTTGAGacagacagagacagagagacatgttttaattatatgtCTTTTGTTTAAGcaactttattatttagttCAATGCATATTCAGTGTATTCTTCTGAAGGGATTCTCTTTTTGATGGCCTGCTCACATTTTTGCATAAAGTTGTGTTGGATATGAAAGTGTCCAtgttttttaacttttccAAGAAATTGACttataaaaacatgttttttttttttccgtaaCTTGAACCGAACTAGCTCAACGATAATTGACTTGTACTCCTTTTTTAGATGTTCAATTTTGTTGTGTTGTACATGGGTCGGGTCGGGAAGGGGTGACTACGCTACTTCTACGAGCTAACGAACTTTGGTGTTGACGAGATGATAGATGACAATTGTTGGTGTGTTGCTAGTAACAGGGTCTTAAGCGTTAAGTCAttattggatgaaagtcccacatcgactaatttagcgaatgatcatgggtttataactCAAGAATACTATctaggtcttttggggaaacacaaaagaaaaccacaggagcttatgctcaaagtggacaatatcgtaccaaatcctcaaatattaaatataattaaaaatttctaaaatggGCCTAAAAGCCCACTAAAATACGTAATGTGGGCTTCCAGTCAGCCCATTCTCCTtcagatttatttatttttatttttttggaaaggaaagttattt
This genomic interval from Cucurbita pepo subsp. pepo cultivar mu-cu-16 chromosome LG20, ASM280686v2, whole genome shotgun sequence contains the following:
- the LOC111782483 gene encoding uncharacterized protein LOC111782483 — protein: MASTVSFSLRTCIKQFSALSKRTPVDFPIRTRIKRFIVTCNTTRHLHFETLTSRQKDQVHLFVDALLEWNKKMNLTAITEESEVMERHVEDSLAIIPPIRNLYLSHCSTIPCDSIKLVDVGTGAGLPGLIIAIACPEWQVTLMESMNKRCLFLEHAVGHTGLTNVHVVRGRAENLGHDLFLREKFDVVVARAVAEMRILAEYCLPMVRVGGLFLAAKGHDPLEEVTNAEKAIEMMGASLLQICPVESHSPYGQRTAVVCLKERHTPRKYPRDPGTPAKAPL